The segment TTCGGCCACCTGCTGGAAAAATTCGAAGATGCGGTCTTCGTTGGGCACGGATTCGCACGAAGGGGTAACCATCACACCGGCGGCGCCGAGAGATTCGGCCATCCGGCTGAGTTCAAGGGTCGCCCGTGTGCCGCTGTAGCTCGTGCCCACAATAACGGGGATGCGCCCGCCTGCAGCGCCCACAGCGGTTTTAATAAGCTGTTCCCGTTCGGCATCCAGCATTCGATTGGATTCACCGAGTACACCAATGATAGTAACGCCGTTTACACCGATGTCGGCCATAAAGCGTACCGTTCGATCAAAGGATTCCAGATCGAGGTTGCCCTGATCATCGAATGGGGTGACGAGGATGGGAAAGACGCCTTTAAAGGTTACGGATGCCATCGATGAGTTCTCCCGGCTTTAATTCACGTCAGAGCGGGTATGGCTGCCTCGCGTTTTGCCAGCGTGGCATGGGCTTTTTTAAAAGTCGCGCTATCGTCGTCTTCGATGACTTCCAGGGTAACACCGCGTTCAAATCCGGGGATGCTACCTGCGTAGAAGGTCTTCTGGTAGATGGCTTCATCGGTAAATTCCCAGATGCGTTTCTGTTTGCCCACACCGGGCCACGAAATGCGCAGGATGCGTTTTTTGCCTCGGTAGAGCCTTTTAGGTGTGGGTGTATCGGGATCAACCGTATATTTTTCGACAGCTTTTTCATCGACTTCAATGCCCAGGCCAGGAGCATCGGAGACCTGGATGTGACCGTCGATCACGTCGAGGCGTTTTTTGAGCAAATCGTGTTTCCAGAGTTCGTGACAGGTAATATAGGGCAACTGGGCGTGGGAGAGGACAGAGCCGAGGTGTACGGCGAAGGCAGTGGTAATTCCAGTGCCAACCATTTGTAACCAGAAGGGTTTGTTGAAAGCAGCGGCGAGTGCGGCCTGCCGGCGGACTTCTGTGACACCGCCGCCAATAACAAAGCCATCGCAGGCGTGGGCGGGCAAATACTCTTCCCTGAAGTGTTCGACGACGGATTTACATACGCGTTCGCGAAGAATCCGCGCGCCGATGAGATCGCCATAAAGGTAGAAGGGACTTTCGTAGATGCCGACATTGGGGTGATTGTCGAGCTGCTGGAGGATAATCTCCGCTTTTGCCTGATTGAGCAGAAAACCGTTGAAATCTATGTCGAATTTGTAATCTGCGGGTACGACTTTGCCGACGGCTTCGACCTGATAGAGGATGTCTCGCCAGGGGCGGGCTTTCATTTTGAAAGAAGTGTACCCGCGTTTGAGAGATTCTCTGGCCTCTGCGACCCAGTCGGCAGGTGACATATCAATGTCCCACCAGGAAATGGGGCATCGGTCGCGCAATTTGGTGCCGAGCAGGGCATGGACGGGCACATCAGCGGCCTTTCCAACAGCGTCCAGAACAGCAAGCTGTGGGCCAAAGCCGATGGCGTCATTGTTCATGATCTGGAAGGGGTTCTGACCGATCAGTGTATGCACATCGCTAACAGACAGGCTATCTCCATAGCCCACGATCCCCTCATCGGTTTCAATACGGTAGAGATAGACCCGTTCATCGTGAGTCTGAGCGCGGTGCATGGCGCGTTCGACCCGTTTGCAGTAAAAGGGAATATTGAGGCTACGACGGGTTGCGTTTGCGATTTTCATGACGGATTTTCTCCGGGTTTCGGGAGGAATTGTCCACCGATTAATCCCTACTCGCGGCGCAGAGGTTCTGCGGTAGGTGCTTCCACTTTAGGTATCCAGGCTGCGTGCGCATCTATGATGTCTTTGTACTGAGCATCGCCTGCAAGATTTGTCCATTCAAGGCTGTCATTTTCGTGATCGTAGAGTTCTTCTGTCCCATCTGAATAGCGAATGTATCGCCATCGTTCAGAGCGCACACTGTGATTGCCCCGAATATGCGTGGTCAGCGCGGGTCGGTCCCATTCTCGGTCGGGCTGCTCCATCAGGGATTTTAAGCTCACACCATCCAGACCATCCCTTTTGGGCAAGCCGCAGACGTCAATAAATGTTGGATACAGATCGACCAGACTGACCGTGCGGTCGCATCGTCCAGATGCCAGGCCCGGTGCTGAAATCATAAGAGGCACGCGCGTGGCCTCTTCCCAAAGAGCAAATTTGCGCCAATGGAGTTTCTCGCCCAGGTGCCAGCCGTGATCTCCCCACAGAACAATCATCGTGTTGTCGGCATAAGAACTATTGTCGAGTGCATCCAATAATTCCCCGATCATATCATCGGCAAATCGAATACAGGCGAGATACCCCGCGACAGCTCTCCGCCAATTGTCCGTCTCAGTCACTTTTTTGTGATCACCCCGCCGCGCGACAAAGGATCGCCCGATAGGAGGCACATCGTCGAGATCGTTTTCGTCTATATTTGGCAATGTGATCTCGTCCGAAGGATACAAATCAAAATACTTTCGGGGCACGTACCACGGCAGGTGCGGGCGATAGAGTCCACAGGCCAAAAAGAAGGGTTTGTCGTGCTTCTTATTCAGCATCTCCTTGCCCCACTGCACCACTTTCCAATCGTCCATTTCCTCCACCGGCACATCTATTGGTCCCCAATCAAACCTGCCTTGATCTGGAAGACCATTCAGCGGTGGATTGGGAGGCAGTGGATCCCGTCCCTGGGGAACATAGTCGTGATAGGATACCACATCAGCAGGTCTCCCTTGCCGCGTGATTTTCCCTCTACCCGCAACATAATATCCATTGCCCATAAAATGCTGCATCAGAGTTACGGCATCTGGATCCTGCTGCCGGAATGAATGGGCATTTTCATACACCCCCGTTGTCGTGGGCAATTTGCCAGTCACCAGGCTACCACGCGAGGGATTGCACGCAGGCGCATTGCAATACGCACGGGTAAATAAAGTACTTCGACTCGCCAGGCGATCTAAATTTGGCGTTACAGAATCCGGGTGTCCCCCCAAACAGCCAATCCAATCATTGAGATCATCCACAGCAATAAAGAGCACATTGGATTTTTGTTGTGCGAAAAGCGATGAGGGAAAAGCACTTGCGGCGAGTACAGCAGCAGTACTCGTAAAGGTAGTACATAAAAAATCGCGGCGCGTTTGCATGAGCTACTCCTAATTTAACGGCACGCCTTCAATCGTGATGCGGTGCATGAGGCGTCGCTGTCCTTGGTAATCATTGAGAGCGCAATGCCATGTCGCGCGGTTATCCCAAATAGCGAGGGCATCTTCTTCCCAGCGAATGCGGCATGTAAAATCCGGTTGGGAAGCGTGCTGGTACAAATACTGAAGCAGAGGTTGAGACTCTTCTTTTTTCCACCCCTCAATTTGAACGGTGAATATGGGATTTACGTAAAGTGCTTTGCGACCCGTAATGGGATGCCTTATGATCAGGGGATGAACAGCATCCTGCGTGGCGAGTTCGGGATTGCCAATCCGACCGCTTTGATCGGGTTTTCTGCCTTTCATTACGCCAAAAACATGTCGGCTGGAGTGCAGAGCATTTAAGCTTTCAAGCGTCTTCCGCATCCCCGGCGAAAGGGTTTCGTACGCTCTGTACATACTGGAAAACATCGTATCGCCACCAAACTCGGGAACCTCCCGTGCGTAGAGAATCGAGCCGAGTGCGGGAATGGTATCATAAGAATGATCGGTATGCCAGTTGCGACCGATATTAGTTTCCTGATCGGGTTCTTTTCGCACCTCGGCAATAATGGGATTTTCCGCTACGCCCGTAAAAAAACGGTTGACATTGATATCCCCCCAGCGTCGGGCAAATGCGATATGTTGTTCCTGCGTGAGGGACTGATTGCGAAAGAGAATCACACTGTAATCCGCAAAGGCCCGATGAATTTCAGCGAATTGTTCCTCACTGATCTCCGACGCAATATCAACGCCTTCAATTTCAGCGCCGAGTGCCCCAGATAGGGGCTTCACGTCAATGATGCGATATGGTGTGTCCATGTATGTCCTTTCTCAATTATCCCACGCAAAGGGAACCGCTCGTTCTAAAGTTTTAGATCTCATATCCTATCCCTTCACCACCGAACTTTTCCCGTGAACACAACGCCTTCCTGGCCTTTGGCAATGCGCCCGATTGGATACACATGGCATCCCGCGCTTTGTAGATGAGCCTTAATCCTCGCCACAGAATTCTGGGCGCACACAAGCGTCATCCCCACACCCATATTAAAAGTCCGCAGCATATCGTCTTCTGGCACCAAACCCTCTGCGCGAATCGTTTTGAAGATGGGGAGAATTTGGAGTTGTGAGAGATCAATCACAGCCCGACAGGTCTCGGGAAGAATGCGAGACAGATTATCCTGGATACCGCCACCGGTAATATGTGCCATCCCCTTCAACCCCTCGTCCTTAAACAGACCCTTCAGAGGCTGATAATAACACTGATGTGGCCGCAAAATCATATCGAGAAAGGACACCCCCTGAATATCTCGATCTTTCAACTCTGGCTTATTCTTCAACAATGCCCTGACAAGTGTATAGCCATTGGTATGCAGACCATTGGATGCAAGCGCGAGAACCGCATCTCCATCCTCAATCGCAGAGCCATCAATAATATTATTCCTATCGACAACTCCAATAGCCGAAGCACTCAAAATATACACCCCATCTTCGACAACCCCTGGCTGAACAGATGTTTCTCCACCTGTCAATGCACATCCCTGTGCCTCACAAGCATCGGCAATCCCCCCAACGAGTGCTTTGACAACAGGGGGATCGAGTTTACCGCAGACAATACAATCTTGCAGATAAAAAGGATCAGCGCCCATAACGATAATATCATTGATCAAATGATTGACCAGATCATAGGCAATAGACCTGACGCTTCCGTGTTCAAACGCCAACTTTTGCTTTGAACCAGGCTCCTCGGTTTTCAGCACGAGAATCGGGTGATCATACCCCTCAAAACGGCCATCGACCAGACTGCCGAAGGCCCCTAATTTATTGAGCACTCTCGAATCGCCGCGCCCGATATCTGAAGCCATATCTTTTTTAACAGCATCTGTTTCATCAATATTGACGCCACTCTTCGAATAAGACAAAGACTCGTTATCCGGCACTGCGTTCCTCCTATTTATTCTATTTCATTTAATCTGCTGGCGAAGCCAACTTGCCCAACACCGCCCGACGCACCAGATCCAAACCCTGAATCACCAACCATCGACGGATATGATCTGAATCCTGAAAGCGGCGACTTGCAATACATGTTCGCGCTTGTGGATCAGAGCCATAAACAGCCATAAACGTCGCGCCACCTTCATAAGGACCAACCATTGCCAGCCCCACACCATCCTCGGGCGCAACCTCCTGAGCCATCGCTTCGGTCAAAGCGCGAGGGTCATCCTGTCCATCCATATTAGCATCTCTTTGCGCGGCCACCACATCACCTGCGCCATTCTCCTCGAACTCCCGCACGACCTGACCGTCTGTCAGCGTATCCACCACCCCAATTTTCAACCCTTTTTCTCGCAACAAATCGCCCACGGCCTCGGCCACTGTCTCTTTCCCCGTACCGTAAATCGCAACCCCTAACCGCTTCCTGATTTCCGCTTCCATCGGCGCGATCAACGCATCGGCTTCTTCCTCTGTATCCGCTTTTGCCGTCACGCGCACATCCGTCTG is part of the Gemmatimonadota bacterium genome and harbors:
- a CDS encoding mandelate racemase/muconate lactonizing enzyme family protein; its protein translation is MKIANATRRSLNIPFYCKRVERAMHRAQTHDERVYLYRIETDEGIVGYGDSLSVSDVHTLIGQNPFQIMNNDAIGFGPQLAVLDAVGKAADVPVHALLGTKLRDRCPISWWDIDMSPADWVAEARESLKRGYTSFKMKARPWRDILYQVEAVGKVVPADYKFDIDFNGFLLNQAKAEIILQQLDNHPNVGIYESPFYLYGDLIGARILRERVCKSVVEHFREEYLPAHACDGFVIGGGVTEVRRQAALAAAFNKPFWLQMVGTGITTAFAVHLGSVLSHAQLPYITCHELWKHDLLKKRLDVIDGHIQVSDAPGLGIEVDEKAVEKYTVDPDTPTPKRLYRGKKRILRISWPGVGKQKRIWEFTDEAIYQKTFYAGSIPGFERGVTLEVIEDDDSATFKKAHATLAKREAAIPALT
- a CDS encoding sulfatase, whose product is MQTRRDFLCTTFTSTAAVLAASAFPSSLFAQQKSNVLFIAVDDLNDWIGCLGGHPDSVTPNLDRLASRSTLFTRAYCNAPACNPSRGSLVTGKLPTTTGVYENAHSFRQQDPDAVTLMQHFMGNGYYVAGRGKITRQGRPADVVSYHDYVPQGRDPLPPNPPLNGLPDQGRFDWGPIDVPVEEMDDWKVVQWGKEMLNKKHDKPFFLACGLYRPHLPWYVPRKYFDLYPSDEITLPNIDENDLDDVPPIGRSFVARRGDHKKVTETDNWRRAVAGYLACIRFADDMIGELLDALDNSSYADNTMIVLWGDHGWHLGEKLHWRKFALWEEATRVPLMISAPGLASGRCDRTVSLVDLYPTFIDVCGLPKRDGLDGVSLKSLMEQPDREWDRPALTTHIRGNHSVRSERWRYIRYSDGTEELYDHENDSLEWTNLAGDAQYKDIIDAHAAWIPKVEAPTAEPLRRE
- a CDS encoding TauD/TfdA family dioxygenase, yielding MDTPYRIIDVKPLSGALGAEIEGVDIASEISEEQFAEIHRAFADYSVILFRNQSLTQEQHIAFARRWGDINVNRFFTGVAENPIIAEVRKEPDQETNIGRNWHTDHSYDTIPALGSILYAREVPEFGGDTMFSSMYRAYETLSPGMRKTLESLNALHSSRHVFGVMKGRKPDQSGRIGNPELATQDAVHPLIIRHPITGRKALYVNPIFTVQIEGWKKEESQPLLQYLYQHASQPDFTCRIRWEEDALAIWDNRATWHCALNDYQGQRRLMHRITIEGVPLN
- the purM gene encoding phosphoribosylformylglycinamidine cyclo-ligase, which translates into the protein MPDNESLSYSKSGVNIDETDAVKKDMASDIGRGDSRVLNKLGAFGSLVDGRFEGYDHPILVLKTEEPGSKQKLAFEHGSVRSIAYDLVNHLINDIIVMGADPFYLQDCIVCGKLDPPVVKALVGGIADACEAQGCALTGGETSVQPGVVEDGVYILSASAIGVVDRNNIIDGSAIEDGDAVLALASNGLHTNGYTLVRALLKNKPELKDRDIQGVSFLDMILRPHQCYYQPLKGLFKDEGLKGMAHITGGGIQDNLSRILPETCRAVIDLSQLQILPIFKTIRAEGLVPEDDMLRTFNMGVGMTLVCAQNSVARIKAHLQSAGCHVYPIGRIAKGQEGVVFTGKVRW